A window of Methylocaldum szegediense genomic DNA:
TTGAGCTGTCAATATCAAGGGTTTTGAACCGAATTGTTCGCCTCGCGGGAGCTTGGCGGACTTAGGGCTGTTCGAAGGCACAAATCGAAACGCAAAGATAGGAAAGTTATCGATGATCAAATCCGCCCCTACGAAAGTTAGTGGGTTTAGGTTGGAGGATCCCTTCGCCGAGAGGGAGGCGGCAAAGTACGAACGCCCCATTCCGAGTCGGGAATTGATTTTGGAAGTGATGAAAGCTCAGGGCGTTCCTTTGAGAGTGGAGGATCTTGCCGCGATCTTGGGCATAGAAGAAGAACACGATCTCGAATCGCTGCGTCGCCGCCTCAACGCCATGGAGCGGGATGGGCAGATACTGAGGAACCGTCGCAATCACTACTGCGTTGTAAATCGCAGGGACCTCATTGCCGGGCGTGTTATCGGCCATCCAGATGGCTTCGGTTTTCTTCGGCCCGACGATGGCGGCGACGATTTGTTTCTCTCGCCCAAGGAAATGCGTGCGCTCATGCACGATGACCGGGCTGTGGTGTGCGTTCGCGGTGTCGACCGTCGCGGGCGGAGGGAGGCGGCTGTCGTCGAGGTGCTTGAGCGGAATACGCACCACATTGTGGGCCGGCTATACCTCGAACAGGGCATCTCCTTCGTCGTCCCGGATAACAAGCATATCGCTCACGACGTTCTGATTCCTGAGGAACATAGAAACGGCGCGCTTCCCGGGCAGATCGTGGTCGCCGAGATCATCGAGCAGCCGACCCGGCAGCGCGATCCCATCGGACGCATTAAGGAAGTCCTGGGCGATCACATGGCGCCCGGGATGGAGATCGAGGTGGCGATTCGCAGCTTCGATCTACCGTCCGAGTGGCCGGAGGCCGTGTTGAAGGAAGTTACGGGCTTGAGCACGGAGGTCGCAGAGGAGGATAAGGCCGGCCGCGTCGATTTGCGACATCTACCACTGGTGACGATCGACGGCGAGGATGCGCGGGACTTCGACGATGCCGTGTACTGCGAACGAACCCCCAAAGGGTGGAAGCTGTACGTCGCCATTGCCGATGTGTCCCATTACGTTCGGCCCGGAACCGCGCTGGACGCTGAAGCGAGAAACCGCGGCAACTCGGTATATTTTCCCGATCGGGTCATTCCCATGCTGCCGGAGGTGCTCTCAAACGGTTTGTGCTCGCTCAATCCGGAGCAGGACCGGCTGTGCATGGTTTGCGAAATGTATATCAACACCGAGGGCGCGATCGTCCGTTCGCGTTTCTATTCCGGGCTGATGTTTTCCCATGCGCGGCTCACTTATACGGAAGTCGCCCGTATGATTGTCGACGGCGATAAGGTATTGAGGAAAAAATATCGCGCACTGGTGCCTCACCTGGAGGAACTGCACGCGCTTTACAAAGTCCTGCGCCGGGCAAGAGAGGCGCGCGGGGCGATGGATTTCGATACCCAGGAATCTTACATCGTCTTCGGAGAAGGCAAGAAGATTTCGCAGATTCTGCCGCGGGAGCGCAACGATGCCCATCGTCTGATCGAGGAGTGCATGATTACCGCCAACATCGCGGCAGCGCGCTTTTTGGCTCGTCACAAGCTTCCTCATGTGTTGCGGATTCACGAAGGGCCTACCGCCGAGCGACTGGCCGATCTGCGGGCTTTTCTCGGAAAGGTCGGGTTGCAACTCGGGGGCGGCGACAACCCGGGACCTAAAGACTATTTCGAGGTGCTGGACGAGATCACCGGGCGGCCCGATGAACACCTGATTCAGACCGTACTGCTACGTTCACTGCCTCAAGCAGTTTATAGCCCGGAGAAAAAGGGCCATTTCGGACTGGCTCTGGACGCCTACACGCATTTCACCTCGCCCATTCGGCGCTACCCGGATTTGCTGGTGCATCGGGCGATTCGTCACGCGCTCGAAAACAAGAAAAAAGAAGAGTTCTACTATTCCCATAACGATATGGTGTTGATCGGTGAGCATTGTTCGTACACCGAGCGGCGCGCCGATGAGGCCACCCGTGATGTCATTGCCTGGCTCAAGTGCGAGTACATGCTGGATAAGTTGGGAGAGGAGTTCGACGGGGTGATTTCGGCCGTGACTCCCTTCGGTTTTTTTGTGGAATTAAAAGATATTTTCGTCGAGGGACTGGTTCACGTTTCGACTTTGGATAAGGATTTCTTCCATTACGACCCTATCGGTTATCGTTTGGAAGGGCAGCGTAGCGGTGTGACGTACAGGCTGGGCGACAGCGTTCGGGTTATCGTGGCTCGCGTGAATCTGGATGAGCGGAAAATCGACCTTGAGCTGGTGAAGCGCACCGCGTCTCAGGCGCGCCGGTCTCGGAAAAAAAGACGCCGTTTATGAAGCGCCGGCGTCGTGTCGCAGGTTTGCACGCGGTGGAAGCCGCGCTCGAA
This region includes:
- the rnr gene encoding ribonuclease R, producing MIKSAPTKVSGFRLEDPFAEREAAKYERPIPSRELILEVMKAQGVPLRVEDLAAILGIEEEHDLESLRRRLNAMERDGQILRNRRNHYCVVNRRDLIAGRVIGHPDGFGFLRPDDGGDDLFLSPKEMRALMHDDRAVVCVRGVDRRGRREAAVVEVLERNTHHIVGRLYLEQGISFVVPDNKHIAHDVLIPEEHRNGALPGQIVVAEIIEQPTRQRDPIGRIKEVLGDHMAPGMEIEVAIRSFDLPSEWPEAVLKEVTGLSTEVAEEDKAGRVDLRHLPLVTIDGEDARDFDDAVYCERTPKGWKLYVAIADVSHYVRPGTALDAEARNRGNSVYFPDRVIPMLPEVLSNGLCSLNPEQDRLCMVCEMYINTEGAIVRSRFYSGLMFSHARLTYTEVARMIVDGDKVLRKKYRALVPHLEELHALYKVLRRAREARGAMDFDTQESYIVFGEGKKISQILPRERNDAHRLIEECMITANIAAARFLARHKLPHVLRIHEGPTAERLADLRAFLGKVGLQLGGGDNPGPKDYFEVLDEITGRPDEHLIQTVLLRSLPQAVYSPEKKGHFGLALDAYTHFTSPIRRYPDLLVHRAIRHALENKKKEEFYYSHNDMVLIGEHCSYTERRADEATRDVIAWLKCEYMLDKLGEEFDGVISAVTPFGFFVELKDIFVEGLVHVSTLDKDFFHYDPIGYRLEGQRSGVTYRLGDSVRVIVARVNLDERKIDLELVKRTASQARRSRKKRRRL